In the Deinococcus budaensis genome, one interval contains:
- a CDS encoding HIT family protein, with translation MPTPCVLCSPTLGPVIAQEAHWTVVLNRNQNLLGKLMLVLRHHAEAVPDLRPEEWAELHVVLGRATGALGNVFAPDHFNYAFLQNQDRHIHLHVIPRYSGPRKFGGQTFTDPDYPAHYAVPAPVRPLTPKDSEALTEQLQRAYAGAAS, from the coding sequence GTGCCGACTCCCTGCGTCCTCTGCTCGCCCACGCTCGGCCCGGTGATTGCCCAGGAGGCGCACTGGACCGTGGTCCTGAACCGCAACCAGAACCTGCTGGGCAAGCTGATGCTGGTCCTGCGCCACCACGCCGAGGCCGTGCCCGACCTCCGCCCGGAGGAGTGGGCCGAGTTGCACGTGGTCCTGGGGCGAGCGACCGGGGCGCTGGGGAACGTGTTTGCCCCCGACCACTTCAATTACGCCTTCCTGCAAAATCAGGACCGGCACATTCACCTGCACGTGATTCCCAGATACAGCGGGCCGAGAAAGTTCGGGGGGCAGACCTTCACGGACCCCGATTACCCGGCGCATTACGCGGTTCCCGCCCCGGTGCGGCCTCTGACGCCCAAAGACAGTGAGGCACTGACCGAACAACTCCAGCGTGCCTACGCGGGGGCGGCCTCCTAA
- a CDS encoding CAP domain-containing protein, with amino-acid sequence MLRAKLTIAAGMFAALAAFPAGAQSLAETQILAGLNAARAQGVTCPGTGRRPVASPLFASGTHALAARTQAGYMSSRGGITHSGAGGSTPRVRAASVGVEAVSVTEIIYMGAGAGPQGAVTWWLNSPVHCAILTDARYTHAGAAVVQGARGTAYVVVLSSQPK; translated from the coding sequence ATGCTTCGTGCAAAACTCACGATTGCGGCGGGGATGTTCGCGGCGCTGGCCGCCTTCCCGGCGGGGGCGCAGTCCCTGGCCGAGACGCAGATTCTGGCGGGGCTGAACGCCGCGCGGGCGCAGGGAGTTACGTGTCCGGGGACGGGGAGGCGGCCGGTCGCGTCGCCGCTTTTTGCCAGCGGGACCCATGCCCTCGCTGCCCGCACCCAGGCGGGGTACATGAGCAGCCGGGGAGGAATCACCCATTCCGGGGCCGGGGGCAGCACGCCGCGCGTCCGGGCCGCCAGCGTGGGCGTGGAGGCCGTCAGCGTGACCGAGATCATCTACATGGGCGCGGGGGCGGGGCCGCAGGGCGCCGTGACGTGGTGGCTGAATTCCCCGGTTCACTGCGCGATCCTCACCGACGCGCGCTACACCCACGCGGGGGCCGCCGTCGTGCAGGGGGCACGGGGCACCGCCTACGTGGTGGTGCTGAGCAGCCAGCCCAAGTAG
- the queA gene encoding tRNA preQ1(34) S-adenosylmethionine ribosyltransferase-isomerase QueA yields MEPKPAVTRPDPDAVLAWLHFELPESRIAQTGAEPRDSSRLMVVGESVEHHVFRDLPDLLRPGDLLVFNESRVIPARVMARKPVVNGMGGGQIEVLLLREEEANVWSAYLKPAKRAGNELWLGEHKAEVVGVLEDGARLLRFEHDIKPHLDEIGRLPLPPYIAAGDSDETWRERYQTVYAREPGSVAAPTAGLHFTPELLSRLEARGIERVAVTLHVGAGTFKPITGPVAEHVMHAERYTIPHATANAINRAKAEGRRVVAVGTTTVRALESSAQEDGTVRPGEGDTRIFITPGTRVRVPDLLITNLHLPGSTLLLLVAAFAGEERIRTAYDAALAGGYRFYSLGDAMLLEREHGV; encoded by the coding sequence ATGGAGCCAAAGCCAGCAGTGACGAGGCCTGACCCCGACGCGGTTCTGGCGTGGCTGCACTTCGAGCTGCCCGAGTCGCGCATCGCCCAGACCGGGGCCGAACCGCGTGACTCGTCCCGGCTGATGGTGGTGGGCGAGAGCGTGGAGCATCACGTCTTCCGCGACTTGCCCGACCTCTTGCGGCCCGGTGACCTCTTGGTCTTCAACGAGAGCCGCGTCATTCCGGCCCGCGTAATGGCCCGCAAGCCCGTGGTGAACGGCATGGGCGGCGGTCAGATCGAGGTTTTGTTGCTGAGGGAGGAGGAGGCGAATGTCTGGTCCGCGTACCTCAAGCCCGCCAAACGCGCCGGGAACGAACTCTGGCTGGGTGAGCACAAGGCCGAGGTCGTCGGCGTGCTGGAGGACGGCGCCCGGTTGCTACGCTTTGAGCACGACATCAAGCCGCATCTGGACGAGATCGGACGGCTGCCGCTCCCGCCCTATATCGCGGCGGGCGACTCGGACGAGACGTGGCGCGAGCGGTACCAGACGGTCTACGCCCGCGAGCCGGGCAGCGTGGCCGCGCCGACGGCGGGCTTGCACTTCACGCCGGAGTTGCTCTCGCGGCTGGAGGCGCGGGGCATCGAGCGCGTGGCCGTGACCCTGCATGTGGGGGCGGGCACCTTCAAGCCCATCACCGGGCCGGTGGCAGAGCACGTCATGCACGCCGAGCGCTACACGATTCCGCATGCTACGGCGAACGCGATCAACCGAGCCAAGGCGGAGGGCCGCCGCGTGGTCGCCGTGGGCACCACCACCGTCCGCGCCCTGGAAAGCAGCGCCCAGGAGGACGGCACCGTGCGCCCCGGCGAGGGAGATACCCGCATCTTCATCACGCCGGGGACGCGGGTGCGGGTGCCCGACCTGCTGATCACCAACCTGCACCTGCCCGGCTCGACGCTGCTGCTGCTCGTGGCCGCCTTCGCTGGAGAGGAGCGCATTCGGACGGCCTATGACGCGGCGCTCGCGGGGGGCTACCGGTTTTACTCGCTGGGGGACGCGATGCTGCTGGAGAGGGAGCATGGAGTGTAG
- a CDS encoding M3 family metallopeptidase, with product MTQAPPAPVQSDNPLLNVGFRIPFDQIRPEHAEPAVDTLLSQTQERLEHLARAGERDYADFMADLDTLTEQLDTVRVIVGHLDSVVTSPEWQAAKRAILPKVTEFYTGLSLHPGLWTALKGFAETEAGRGLDPVRARHLKLTLDEFRRQGADLPEDQKARLLEVNTRLAQITNDFSKNVLDATAAFELYVPTERLAGVPERVQEATRLDAEKHGQEGHRLTLHLPTLEPILTYADDRELRRELWLAQNSVGSQEGRDNRPLVGEILRLRREQARLLGFGDFADYVLEDRMAGGGERALTFERDMEARVRPFYERENAELEAFYREQVGADAPALEAWDVGYWAEKQRQAKYAFDEEALRPYFAMDSVLSGLFEICRRVFGITVTEAEAPGWHPEVRYYDIRDEEGTHLASFYTDWFPRDTKRAGAWMNAFLTGGPREDGVEPHLGLMCGNMTAPSGDTPALLSVREVETVFHEFGHLLHHAMSNVEVRSLSGTRVAWDFVELPSQIMENWVLEREALDLFARHWQTGERLPDDLFEKLVAARNYRAANGTMRQLSFGTVDLELHVTFDADAPGADPITFARDIMARFYPYALPEDYARIAQFGHLFSSPVGYGAGYYSYKWAEVLDADAFSRFAQEGIFNRETGRAYVESILSRGNSKDAAELYRDFMGRDPDAEALLRRSGLVEA from the coding sequence ATGACGCAAGCGCCACCCGCGCCCGTTCAGAGCGACAACCCGCTGCTGAACGTCGGCTTCCGCATTCCCTTCGACCAGATTCGCCCCGAGCACGCCGAACCCGCCGTGGATACGCTGCTCTCGCAGACGCAGGAGCGGCTGGAGCATCTCGCCCGCGCGGGCGAGCGCGACTATGCCGACTTCATGGCCGACCTCGACACGCTGACCGAGCAGCTCGACACCGTGCGCGTGATCGTCGGGCACCTCGACAGCGTGGTGACCAGCCCCGAGTGGCAGGCGGCCAAGCGGGCGATTCTGCCCAAGGTCACCGAGTTCTACACGGGCCTCAGCCTCCATCCGGGGCTGTGGACGGCGCTGAAGGGCTTCGCGGAGACGGAAGCGGGGCGCGGCCTCGACCCTGTGCGGGCGCGGCACCTCAAGCTCACGCTGGACGAGTTCCGCCGCCAGGGCGCCGACCTGCCCGAGGACCAGAAGGCCCGACTGCTGGAGGTCAACACCCGCCTCGCGCAGATCACCAACGACTTTTCCAAGAACGTGCTGGACGCGACCGCCGCCTTCGAGCTGTACGTGCCCACCGAGCGACTGGCGGGCGTGCCCGAGCGCGTTCAGGAAGCGACCCGCCTCGACGCCGAGAAGCACGGGCAGGAGGGCCACCGCCTGACCCTGCACCTGCCCACCCTGGAACCCATCCTGACCTACGCCGACGACCGCGAGCTGCGCCGTGAGCTGTGGCTGGCGCAGAACTCGGTCGGCAGCCAGGAAGGCCGCGATAACCGCCCCCTCGTGGGCGAGATTCTGCGGCTGCGCCGCGAGCAGGCCCGGCTGCTGGGCTTCGGCGACTTCGCCGACTACGTGCTGGAAGACCGCATGGCGGGCGGCGGCGAGCGGGCGTTGACCTTCGAGCGCGACATGGAAGCCCGTGTGCGCCCCTTCTACGAGCGCGAGAACGCCGAGCTGGAAGCCTTCTACCGCGAGCAGGTCGGCGCGGATGCACCCGCTTTGGAAGCCTGGGACGTGGGCTACTGGGCCGAAAAGCAGCGGCAGGCCAAGTACGCCTTTGACGAGGAGGCGCTGCGGCCCTACTTCGCGATGGACAGCGTGCTGTCGGGCCTCTTTGAAATCTGCCGCCGCGTCTTCGGTATCACGGTTACGGAGGCCGAGGCCCCCGGCTGGCACCCCGAGGTGCGCTACTACGACATCCGCGACGAGGAGGGCACGCACCTCGCCTCCTTCTACACCGACTGGTTCCCCCGCGACACCAAGCGGGCGGGCGCGTGGATGAACGCCTTCCTGACCGGCGGCCCGCGCGAGGACGGCGTCGAGCCGCACCTGGGCCTGATGTGCGGCAACATGACGGCCCCCAGCGGCGACACCCCCGCGCTGCTCTCGGTGCGCGAGGTCGAGACGGTCTTCCACGAGTTCGGCCACCTGCTGCACCACGCGATGTCGAACGTGGAGGTTCGCTCGCTCAGCGGCACCCGCGTGGCCTGGGACTTCGTGGAGCTGCCCTCGCAGATCATGGAGAACTGGGTGCTGGAGCGCGAGGCCCTGGACCTCTTCGCCCGCCACTGGCAGACGGGCGAGCGCCTGCCCGACGACCTGTTCGAGAAGCTGGTCGCGGCCCGCAACTACCGCGCGGCGAACGGCACCATGCGCCAGCTCTCGTTCGGGACGGTGGACCTCGAATTGCACGTCACCTTCGACGCCGACGCGCCGGGGGCGGACCCGATCACCTTTGCCCGCGACATCATGGCCCGCTTCTACCCTTACGCGCTGCCGGAGGATTATGCCCGCATCGCGCAGTTCGGGCACCTGTTCTCCAGCCCGGTCGGGTACGGGGCGGGGTACTACTCGTACAAGTGGGCCGAGGTTCTCGACGCCGATGCCTTCTCCCGTTTCGCGCAGGAGGGCATCTTCAACCGGGAGACGGGGCGGGCCTACGTGGAGAGCATCCTGAGCCGGGGCAACAGCAAGGACGCCGCCGAGCTGTACCGCGACTTCATGGGGCGTGACCCGGATGCGGAGGCGCTGCTGCGGCGGAGTGGGTTGGTCGAGGCTTAA
- a CDS encoding GNAT family N-acetyltransferase, with amino-acid sequence MERAAPPAQLTFQPADAEGFAAAVNASAPDAPVSAADLHRLDAARVPGEHHTRRLAWEGGEIVGALETELPRMDSFEGWLQLVVHPVRPEDAVREALWAEALATVTAAGAQTAVTRVKEDTPDLPFLLARGWQEHDRMWPSTLDLRTLDFAAFADEEARAREAGFRLLPLTELGPWDEAQQRRYYELTIALLADVPSTRRIEPWPFEVWQRRFGNGIEREGLFVAVTPNGEWVGTSQLAQPLPARPGSLHNGLTGVLPAWRGHGLGLALKLAAARAALARGYTYSRTSNHTGNRPMLAINERLGFVREAATVTLVRNVDRRS; translated from the coding sequence ATGGAACGCGCCGCCCCGCCCGCCCAACTTACCTTTCAGCCTGCCGACGCGGAGGGTTTTGCCGCCGCTGTGAACGCCTCGGCCCCCGATGCGCCCGTCTCCGCCGCCGACCTGCACCGCCTTGACGCCGCCCGCGTTCCCGGCGAGCACCACACCCGCCGCCTCGCGTGGGAGGGCGGGGAAATCGTGGGCGCCCTGGAAACCGAGCTACCCCGCATGGACAGCTTCGAGGGCTGGCTCCAACTCGTCGTCCACCCCGTGCGCCCGGAGGACGCGGTGCGGGAGGCGCTGTGGGCCGAGGCGTTAGCGACCGTCACAGCGGCGGGAGCGCAGACCGCCGTCACCCGCGTGAAGGAGGACACCCCGGACCTTCCCTTCCTGCTCGCGCGGGGCTGGCAGGAACACGACCGGATGTGGCCGTCGACCCTCGACCTGCGGACGCTGGATTTCGCGGCCTTTGCCGACGAGGAGGCGAGGGCGCGGGAGGCTGGGTTCCGCCTCCTCCCCCTGACCGAACTCGGCCCCTGGGATGAGGCACAGCAGCGGCGCTACTACGAGCTGACCATCGCCCTGCTTGCAGACGTGCCCAGCACCCGGCGCATCGAACCCTGGCCCTTCGAGGTGTGGCAGCGGCGCTTCGGCAATGGCATTGAGCGCGAAGGGTTGTTCGTGGCCGTCACCCCGAACGGCGAATGGGTGGGCACCAGCCAACTGGCCCAGCCTCTCCCCGCGCGGCCCGGCAGCCTGCACAACGGCCTGACCGGGGTGCTTCCCGCATGGCGCGGACACGGGCTGGGGCTGGCCCTCAAGCTCGCGGCGGCGCGGGCAGCCCTGGCACGGGGTTACACCTACTCGCGCACGAGCAACCACACCGGCAACCGTCCCATGCTCGCCATCAACGAGCGGCTGGGCTTCGTGCGGGAGGCGGCGACGGTGACGCTGGTTCGGAACGTGGATCGTAGATCGTAG
- a CDS encoding 3-hydroxybutyrate dehydrogenase, with protein MTQPNSQGAPARAALVTGGTSGIGLAIARRLQQDGLRVAVLDLDRPQAREVARGHGFTFVGADLSRREDCRRAVDETVAALGGLDVLVNNAGFQHIDPIAAFPEDTWDAMLHVMLTAPFLLSKYAWGFLTRSGQGRIVNVASIHGHVASPFKSAYISAKHGVIGFTRTAALEAGEQGLTVNAICPGYVRTPLVEGQIADQARTRGLSEQEVEQKVMLEPAAIKRLLDPEDVAALASYVVSPAAWGMTGAVLDLDLGWTAR; from the coding sequence ATGACCCAGCCCAACTCCCAGGGAGCACCGGCCCGCGCCGCCCTCGTCACCGGCGGCACCAGCGGCATCGGCCTCGCCATCGCCCGGCGGCTTCAGCAAGACGGGCTGCGGGTAGCCGTCCTCGACCTCGACCGCCCGCAGGCGCGCGAGGTGGCACGCGGCCACGGCTTCACGTTCGTCGGGGCCGACCTCTCGCGCCGGGAGGACTGCCGCCGGGCGGTGGACGAGACAGTCGCGGCGCTGGGCGGCCTGGACGTGCTGGTGAACAACGCGGGCTTTCAGCACATCGACCCCATCGCGGCGTTTCCGGAAGACACCTGGGACGCCATGCTGCACGTGATGCTCACGGCTCCCTTCTTGCTCAGCAAGTACGCCTGGGGGTTCCTCACGCGCTCGGGGCAGGGCCGGATCGTGAACGTGGCGAGTATCCACGGGCACGTCGCCAGCCCCTTTAAAAGTGCCTACATCAGCGCCAAGCACGGCGTGATCGGGTTCACCCGCACGGCGGCGCTGGAGGCGGGCGAGCAGGGGCTGACCGTGAATGCCATCTGCCCCGGCTACGTGCGCACGCCGCTGGTCGAGGGCCAGATCGCGGACCAGGCCCGCACACGCGGCCTCTCCGAGCAGGAGGTCGAGCAGAAGGTGATGCTGGAACCTGCCGCGATCAAGCGGCTGCTCGATCCCGAGGATGTGGCCGCCCTCGCCAGCTACGTGGTCAGCCCCGCCGCCTGGGGCATGACCGGCGCGGTGCTGGACCTCGACCTGGGGTGGACGGCGCGGTAG
- a CDS encoding NYN domain-containing protein, translating into MQYVVSRPRVGVFIDTQNLYHSARDLLERTVNFETILREAVAGRELVHAISYTVEREGEATARPFIYKLSALGYKVRRMNLTLHHVAQDGRAIYEGNWDMGIVADMVRLMDHLDVVVLGSGDGDFTDMVEVLQERGKRVEVIAFREHTAQKLIDAADRFTHLPDLDGALMPARQKNGAKASSDEA; encoded by the coding sequence ATGCAGTACGTCGTGTCCCGCCCCCGCGTGGGCGTTTTTATCGATACCCAGAACCTCTACCACTCGGCGCGCGACCTGCTGGAGCGCACGGTCAACTTCGAGACGATCCTGCGCGAGGCGGTCGCCGGGCGCGAACTCGTCCACGCGATCTCGTACACGGTCGAGCGCGAGGGCGAGGCGACCGCGCGGCCCTTCATCTACAAGCTCTCGGCGCTGGGGTACAAGGTGCGCCGGATGAACCTGACGCTGCACCACGTCGCGCAGGACGGCCGCGCGATCTACGAGGGCAACTGGGACATGGGCATCGTGGCCGACATGGTGCGGCTGATGGACCACCTCGACGTGGTGGTGCTGGGCAGCGGCGACGGCGACTTCACCGACATGGTGGAAGTGTTGCAGGAGCGCGGCAAGCGGGTCGAGGTGATCGCCTTCCGCGAACACACCGCCCAGAAGCTGATCGACGCCGCCGACCGTTTCACCCACCTGCCCGACCTCGACGGGGCGCTGATGCCCGCTCGCCAGAAGAATGGAGCCAAAGCCAGCAGTGACGAGGCCTGA
- a CDS encoding Rad52/Rad22 family DNA repair protein — protein sequence MTYPQVKDLLAAPFPAARIAWKPQTLSRDRSSALMVAFVDARTVMERLDAVCPGDWTFDVKLFPGQAGQPPTARGRLTVLGLTRSDVGEAGEGEAGTLKAAASDALKRCAVHFGVGRYLYDLPRLWVAWDEGRRAPLDPPRLPDWALPEEERTPGAAHVLGALEALRAGLPQDVAELREVYRHLRAALDTAERSGRSQEVV from the coding sequence GTGACGTATCCGCAGGTGAAAGACCTTCTGGCGGCGCCGTTCCCGGCGGCGCGGATCGCCTGGAAGCCCCAGACGCTCAGCCGCGACCGTTCCTCGGCGCTGATGGTCGCGTTCGTGGACGCGCGCACGGTGATGGAACGGCTGGACGCCGTGTGCCCGGGCGACTGGACCTTTGACGTGAAGCTCTTTCCGGGACAGGCGGGGCAGCCGCCCACCGCGCGGGGGCGCCTGACCGTGCTGGGCCTGACCCGCAGCGACGTGGGCGAGGCGGGGGAGGGCGAGGCCGGGACCCTCAAGGCCGCCGCCTCGGACGCCCTCAAACGCTGCGCCGTGCATTTCGGGGTGGGCCGCTACCTGTACGACCTGCCCCGGCTGTGGGTCGCCTGGGACGAGGGCCGCCGCGCTCCCCTCGACCCCCCGAGGTTGCCTGACTGGGCGCTGCCCGAAGAAGAACGCACCCCCGGCGCCGCGCACGTGCTGGGCGCGCTCGAGGCCCTGCGCGCGGGGCTGCCCCAGGACGTGGCCGAGCTGCGCGAGGTGTACCGGCACCTCAGGGCGGCGCTGGACACGGCCGAGCGCTCCGGCCGGTCACAGGAGGTCGTCTAG